The Methanoregula sp. sequence CGAGTTGGCAACCGGGATGTGATACCGCTGGTCGAAAGCTTCCCAGACTGCCGGGAGGAGTTGCCCGCCCCCGGAAATAATTACGCGGGCATGCCCCAGGCGCTTTTCAGTGCCCGGCGGAGCGGTATTGAGAGAGTGAATGACCGGGGGCATACCTGCCAGCACGGTGACCTTGTACTGGTCGGCAAGCGTAAGGTACTGGTCGAGCTCAAAGCGCTCCATCATCACGTACGTGCCACCGGAGCGGAGCATTGCCAGCCCCCACGAGAGCCCTACGTGGCCCATCGGGTAAATACCGAGATACACGTCTTCAGGGCGCATGCGGAGGGCTTCACGCTCGGCATCGAGCGCCATCATCCAGTTGCCGTGCGAGAGCATCGCACCTTTGGGTTTGCCGGTGGTACCGGCGGTGTACTGGATATGGCAGAGATCATCCAGTGCGCAGTTCGTCGCCCGCATGCTGGCCGGGGCATCGGGAAAGGAAGACCACGCAACCGATCCCGCGCAGGAACCGGAAGTGCAGATGATATGCGTAAGCATCGGGGACTGTGCCCGGATGCCGGCAACAACACCGATACCCTGGCTGTCGGTGATCACCGCAACGGCACCGGCATTGTTGATCGTATGCAAAAGCTCCTCGCCCCGGTACACGATGTTGGTCGGGACAGCAACGGCACCGATCCGCCAGATCGCAAAGTAGCTGATGAGATACTCGGGCGAGCTGTCAAGGTAGATGCAGACCCGGTCACCCTTTTTTACGCCAAGGTTCATGAGCCCCAGCCCGATCCGGTTCATCTCATGCCGGAGTTTTCCGTAACTGTACGTCTCGTTGCGGGAAGGGCAGATGAGCGCTGCCTTGGCCTCGGGAACACTCTTTGCATCAAGCAGGGTGGTGACGTTGGACATGATTGACCGGGCGGATTATGGTGATACAATTTAAGACGTTGGGGTATTTAGGTGTGCATTATTCTGGACTGGGCAATACGGCTCGGGGACAGCATCCATGCTCACCGGCATATCCGGAGTTTTTAAAACCGGATTCCGGTGTTATTTCTATGACAGGGCGGTACGTGAAGGTGCGGAAATACCAGCCATCCGGACTTTCGCTGCCGGGCAATAACAGGGCAAACTATTTCTGTAACGAATCCCGTATTATCTGTCCTGACACATATGGCTGAAGATACCCCCAATCCACAACCGTCCCCAACTACCCAAAACGCACAGAACCCCCGGAGAGAGGGGCCCCGGCATCATAGCAGCCGCAGGTACCACGGCTACCGGGAACAGGCTCCGCGACCAGCGGCACCGCAGGCTGAAAAACCGCAGGAACCAAAAGAGCTCAGCCTGGATGATGAAGAGACAGAGCAGGACCGGAGCGCTGCCCCGCCCCGGCAGTCCCGGGGAGGGGGCAGGGGTAAGCCGCCGAAACGGGTCATCGAGGAATGGGCCAACGATATCTATTGTGAGTAGGGATGCCGGGGCATTCCGGTATTCTTTTTCTTTTTATTGCACAGTTTTTTTAAAACTCACTGTTGATTATGTTTTTATTAAAAATGATAATGGGTTTTACAAATTATTATTCCATGAATAAGCTATCAATTGTTTTGTTTGTGAAATACTGTTTCAATATCATACCAATCATGAGAATGATAATGATGCTTGTCCCATATAGTTCCAATAACCCAGCTGTTGATACGATAAAAAACCCTAGAAAAGCAATCAATATTGCTTCAACCGTGTAAAAGGTCGATTGCGCATTTAATTCCAAGTTCATTTTTACAATTTTTTGTTGAGGAGTTAAGTTATTCATAAATGTCTTCATCGTTCAATATTGAATAATTGTTGTTTTGAAAATATCTGAAGAAAATTCCGGATATTCCGGTAAATTTTGAGTTCCGGAAAGAACCAATAACGAAAAAGCAGTTTTTGTTTTGATCTTCGGATTTTACCGAACCGATTGCCGGGGTCAGGAGTGAAAACAGGGATTTGATCCGGGAGGTTTATTGGGCATCCAGCAGAGCGGCCACATCCCCCGATTTGACAATCTTAACGCCGATATTCTGCATATCCCGGATATTTGCGAGGTGCACCTCTCCCGAGGCAGCCCCGGTTGCATCGCCGACCAGCACCACCGGGTAATTATACGCAATGCCATCGAAGACGGTTGTCCGGATGCAGTTCGGGGTCTGGATGCCGCAGACCACAAGCGTAGTAACGTGAAGGGTCCGGAGCACCAGGTCGAGTTCCGTGCCAATGAACGCACTCATGCGGGTCTTGGTGAGCACATGCTCCCCTGCCTCAGGTGTTAGTTCATCAATAACTGCGGCCCCCGGGGTGCCGGCAACGGCAAAGGGCTGCTTCCGGAAAAGATCCTGCCGGATGATTTCCACGTCCGACCCATCGGACCGGTGCACCCGCAGGATATGAAAGACCGGCAGCTTTCGTTTCCTGAACTCGGCAAGCACAGACTGGATCTTGGGTATTACGGCTGCGGATCCGGCAACTCTCAGCGGCTTTCCTTCCAGTACGAAATCGTTCTGCATATCGATGATGAGCAGTGCAGGTCGTCCCATGGTTATTCCCCGTTAGACTATTGATACCCGGGATATAATAACTCTGCAGAAGATTTCCGGAGCCAAAAAAATGGAACCCCTCATCCAGTATGCCTGCCTCTTTTTCACGGGGATTGTGTCCGGTACCGTATCCGGGGCCTTTGGGGTCGGGGGCGGCTCTTTGATGACGCCCGTCCAGTTCTGGCTGTTTACTGCCGGTGGAATGGACAGCACGCTTGCCACCCGCCTTGCGTTCGGCACATCGCTTGCCGTGATCATCCCGACAATGATAAGCGGGGCTCTCGGCCATCACCGGCACGGAGCGGTGGACTGGAAGGCTGCCGTTCCGATGGGGTGTGCCGCCATCTTCGGGGGCCTTGCCGGGGGAATGGCTGCTTCCCACATCCCGGGCAGCGTGCTCCGGCTGTTCTTTGCCGTATTTATTCTCATCATGGCTGTCCGCATGATCTGGCAACTCAGGGAATGCCGTGTCTGCGAGCCCCGGGGATCGGCTGTGCAATATATTGTTATCGGGTTCTTCATCGGCATCTTATCAGGATTGACCGGGCTCGGCGGCGGTGCCCTGCTGGTACCGATCCTCGTCATCCTGCTGGGCTACCCGATACACCGTGCAGTCGGAACGTCCTCGGCCTGCCTCATCTTCTCCGC is a genomic window containing:
- a CDS encoding isochorismatase family cysteine hydrolase, encoding MGRPALLIIDMQNDFVLEGKPLRVAGSAAVIPKIQSVLAEFRKRKLPVFHILRVHRSDGSDVEIIRQDLFRKQPFAVAGTPGAAVIDELTPEAGEHVLTKTRMSAFIGTELDLVLRTLHVTTLVVCGIQTPNCIRTTVFDGIAYNYPVVLVGDATGAASGEVHLANIRDMQNIGVKIVKSGDVAALLDAQ
- a CDS encoding class I adenylate-forming enzyme family protein produces the protein MSNVTTLLDAKSVPEAKAALICPSRNETYSYGKLRHEMNRIGLGLMNLGVKKGDRVCIYLDSSPEYLISYFAIWRIGAVAVPTNIVYRGEELLHTINNAGAVAVITDSQGIGVVAGIRAQSPMLTHIICTSGSCAGSVAWSSFPDAPASMRATNCALDDLCHIQYTAGTTGKPKGAMLSHGNWMMALDAEREALRMRPEDVYLGIYPMGHVGLSWGLAMLRSGGTYVMMERFELDQYLTLADQYKVTVLAGMPPVIHSLNTAPPGTEKRLGHARVIISGGGQLLPAVWEAFDQRYHIPVANSYGLSETIVIGSGTTTLPEYPHLTRQYQSVGVAVGYVEVKIVDTANPEQEMAPAETGEIALRGPSVAQGYWQQPEATAEVFRHDGWFLTGDIGYMDEEGILIITDRKKDMIIMSGWKIYPTEVENVIIRHPAVADVAVFGIPDERKGEVPVAAIVIKAGMVLTEAQLESYCRDYLAGYKVPRKLVVVDSLPRVHGWKLLRRELREMFRGSGS
- a CDS encoding sulfite exporter TauE/SafE family protein: MEPLIQYACLFFTGIVSGTVSGAFGVGGGSLMTPVQFWLFTAGGMDSTLATRLAFGTSLAVIIPTMISGALGHHRHGAVDWKAAVPMGCAAIFGGLAGGMAASHIPGSVLRLFFAVFILIMAVRMIWQLRECRVCEPRGSAVQYIVIGFFIGILSGLTGLGGGALLVPILVILLGYPIHRAVGTSSACLIFSAAGAVIAYAINGFGIAGLPPYSIGYVDLVTFAILAITTIPLARLGVRCAHSCSGRNLQIIFAGLLVLIGILMLVSG